The proteins below are encoded in one region of Pseudomonadales bacterium:
- a CDS encoding Na(+)-translocating NADH-quinone reductase subunit C — MLNKEAINTLVVAMVLCLVCSILVSAVAVALKPQQTANKELDLRKNIISAAGLLKPNATAEDINDTFAKFESKLVDIETGMYVDSADNTALVARADAPAGLATVKQYQEVFVYQPTGTPELYVLPIYGPGLWGAMYGFLVLESDANTIKGLSYYQHKETPGLGANVELDSWKSLWQGKSAFADNGKVNIVVGSKNISNATPKTDDGYIDGLSGATLTTAGVNSMIRFWLGEPGFANYLNNIKAGEA; from the coding sequence ATGCTTAACAAAGAAGCGATCAACACCTTGGTTGTCGCCATGGTGTTATGTTTGGTCTGCTCGATCTTGGTGTCGGCTGTTGCGGTAGCATTGAAACCGCAGCAAACGGCCAATAAAGAGTTAGATTTACGTAAAAATATCATCTCAGCGGCGGGCCTATTAAAGCCCAATGCAACGGCCGAAGATATCAACGATACCTTCGCCAAGTTTGAGTCAAAATTAGTTGATATCGAGACAGGTATGTATGTCGACAGTGCCGATAACACGGCGCTTGTTGCGCGCGCTGATGCGCCTGCAGGTTTGGCTACGGTAAAACAATATCAAGAAGTCTTTGTCTATCAACCTACTGGCACGCCTGAGCTGTATGTCCTTCCGATCTATGGTCCTGGCCTGTGGGGTGCAATGTATGGCTTTTTGGTGTTGGAATCTGATGCGAATACCATCAAAGGCCTCTCTTACTACCAACATAAAGAAACGCCGGGACTCGGTGCGAATGTTGAATTAGACAGCTGGAAAAGTCTCTGGCAGGGTAAATCAGCTTTTGCCGATAACGGTAAGGTTAATATTGTGGTGGGCAGTAAAAACATCAGCAATGCGACGCCAAAAACCGACGATGGCTACATCGATGGTTTGTCAGGTGCAACCTTAACCACAGCTGGCGTCAATAGCATGATCCGCTTTTGGTTGGGCGAGCCAGGCTTTGCCAATTACTTGAACAATATCAAAGCAGGAGAAGCCTAA